In Ovis canadensis isolate MfBH-ARS-UI-01 breed Bighorn chromosome 19, ARS-UI_OviCan_v2, whole genome shotgun sequence, the genomic window GCAATCACTGCCTGTGCACATAACTCCATTAGCCACTCATTTACATCTGCACCTCTCTGCTCTCCAAATCCTACCCATGCCATCAGTCTAGTTCTTTGTTATGACTTTAGTCTACAGTAGGACATATTATTCCACTCAATAAATTCAGAAAGCACACTATACATTAGCTACTAGGGGTGAGAAAAAATGTTAGTAGTTCTGTCAATAGAGAAGATAAAATTAAAGTGACATGTAAATTCAAAGAAGGAACCCTTACTCCTTGAAGTAACCAGAAGGTTCCAGAATTACCATATAAACTAGGTCTCGAAAGAGAAGTAATAAAGAAGTAGAAGaggaaaacttttgttttttgaaaggaaaattttGAAGGAAATTGGGAAAACATGGAACTGATATGGAGATTCATGAGAGGTTCTCCCGACAGACATACAGTGTGTGGTTATCAGGAGATAAACCAGGAGTGATGCACTGGGACCACACTTTGGACATGCTGAAAGGGATTAAGGAATTTTGGCTGTTCAGAAAACAAGAGCACATAGTAAGGGACTTGATGATTCACAGCTGTGCTCTTGGTATACTCATCTGCACACAGGGAGGCAGAAAGAAACGGATATGAGGTAGAAGGCAAAGAGTTAAGTTCAGGACACACCGAGTTTGAAAAGATAATCAGGACATCTAAAACTTAGGTACACAGAACTACTGCCAGTACCTAATAGAGACTGAGTACATAGAATGTTTATAGAACAGAATGACTGGAGGGCAGGGATCCACAGTTAGAATCTGGGCGTCATCCAGACATGATAAAGTCAAGCAGGTAAGAGCAAAGGGACACTCGTCCTTCAAGCAATAAACATTTACAACGTGTCAGACTTTAGGGGGTTTAGTTCACAGATCTCTTTCCCACATCCCTTTTACACTTATCTGCTCCACACCATTACATACTGTGTTCACTGGATGTTTCACAAGGATGTTACACTTCATGGAGATTGCAGATTCCCTATATATAGGatactttaaaattcatttggaaaCCATGAAACACATAACTGACACTGTTAATACTGAATGATAAACATGAATATCCAGTCAAAAGACAAGCCCATAACCCAAGCTGCATAAATGAGAATGGACCATTTTATAGGTGGAGGTTGACCTTATGGCGCATGGTAGCTCCTGCCCATCAGTTGCAGGGTTTCAACCATGCTTTAGGTTCCCTATGCCCAGTTCActtccctgtggccactgccaggTTTCTCAGGGAGCCTCTACCTGCCTCCAAGTGTCCAAGGCCATCAAACAACACACTTTTCACATTCTATCAAATCCCCAACACAAGGCACAGGGGGGACTAGGCAGTTGTAACTTTATTGaggttctttttaattaaaaggttTCACAGTAGAGACCAACGCCTACAGGGGGAGCAGCGTCCCAGATGTTTCCTGCTCCACGACCTACTGATTGAAGGAGAATTTGACTgatttcccatctccttcagttTTGATGGGAAGGGGTGATGGAGGGAAGTGGAGAGAATGACCAAGAAGACGTCAGGATGAAAAACTCAGAAGGACCTCAACTTCAACCAGCCAAAGTTTGTTTCACAGCTGTTGATCACCCAGTTCCACCAACCAGGAATAAATTAAACAGTTCCACCAGCAGTTGATGGTAACAGAAGGGGCTCTGCAGAATTCAGGCTTCGTTTGCACTAGTCGCCAACATTGCAGCTGCCAAAATCACCAAAGGAGATTTTAGAGCAACTCCTTTACCCTCTCAGTTCACTGGGTAAGAGGCCCAGGCGTCACCTCACACAGCAGTCCATCAAGCAGGCTTCATTTACGCTTCTTCTCCTGTGTGCTCGTGAACCAAGAGTCTAGGAGCTTCTTGCTGTAGTATAACTGCCAGGCGTGCACTTGGACCGCCAGCACCAACACCAGATACATGACGGAGACGGCAGAAAAACCAAAGAGGAAGCGGTAGGCCTTGCCATGGCGGTAGAGCTGCTGTGCAGCAGGGAACATCTCCATGCTGCCATAAATGAGGGGAGCGATGGAGAAGAGCCCCATGCTGATCATGGAGAGCACCAGGTAGCTAATGTTGttgcgggggaaggagaggaggcccaggagggagggTACAATGCTTAGCAAATAGGGGTACTCCCACTGATAGGGCATGGCCACCTGATCATGAGACAAGAGCCTCAGGTGTCCCACGCTCATCTTGGCAACCAGCAGCAGCCATAAGACCAGATGCACGTAGATCAGCTTCTTGATTTCATACTTGAGGGTCACACTGTGGGGCAGAGCAGAGGGAGAAGTATCTTTCATTCAGTTTTCTGACACCAGCTGTATGTCAAGCAATTGTACTGGACACAGCGATACGGATATAAATACGGTAtagttcctgcctggagactgggaacaaggcagaggaagaaaaagtaaTTACAAACGAACTGGAAAAACTCTTGTAAATCTATGTTGCAAAATATATGGGATCACAGGAAGGAGTAATCAATTCTGACTGAAATGAGTTGACTGAGAAGGCTATCTAGACAAGGGTGATATCTGAGCTAGGCTGAGAGGTAGGTGGAGATAGACATTCTGAGCAGAGGTAATAGCATGCAGGCAAAAAGGCATAAACATTTGTGTTCCAGGAGAGTAAACAGCTGGGTGTGGAAGGCCTACactgtggcagggaggggagtATCAGTATATGAAGTTGCAAAGACTCTGACTCAGTCATTTTAAAGACAGAACAGTAACTCAGGGCTGTGTTCACAAAGAAAACTCTGGGAATTTCCTGGCGATCCAGCGGTTAGAAATCTGCGCTTTCAGTGCCAAGGACCCAGGgtcaacccctggtcggggaactaagatcctgtaatcTGCACTGCGcggccattaaaaaaagaaagagaactctGACTGTAGCATAAGAGTAGGGCCTATGGAAGGAGGTATTGGCAGCAAAGAAACCAACTCAGGCCGTCCATACTTCTTCAGGTAAAGTAAACCTTTTTCTTCTAAAGTAAGcaaattttctcttattctttgaATTTTCTTAGGTCCTAGATATATCCCCTTCACATCTCCAGAGGGCAGAGTTTCTGCTCTAGACAGGCATGAAAATGCTAGCGTCGGTTGTGAGGTTCCCTTGAACAACGGTCTAAGCATAAGAATAAAGTGAGGTTCCAAAGAGCTTGTCATTCTTTAAAACTCTGGGAAGAAAGATGTGGAAAAGATTCTGAGAAACTTCAGTGGATTTAAGGAACGAACatctctaaattaaaaaatatatatatcatagaaAGTGcagaaaggggtgtgtgtgtctgtggggggggggggggggatcagTCACCGGTAGACTtcaagctccatgaaggcaggggcCAGATATGTTGTCAATAAATTTTTACTGAAGGTATAACATGAATACGAAGACCAGGGCTGCTTTCGCTATTATATCCTCAGTGCCTAACACAATGCATGATGAGTAGAAGgaagataaatatttgttgaacgaaTAAACGAACGCAGAACTATC contains:
- the JAGN1 gene encoding protein jagunal homolog 1 isoform X2, whose product is MKDTSPSALPHSVTLKYEIKKLIYVHLVLWLLLVAKMSVGHLRLLSHDQVAMPYQWEYPYLLSIVPSLLGLLSFPRNNISYLVLSMISMGLFSIAPLIYGSMEMFPAAQQLYRHGKAYRFLFGFSAVSVMYLVLVLAVQVHAWQLYYSKKLLDSWFTSTQEKKRK
- the JAGN1 gene encoding protein jagunal homolog 1 isoform X1, whose amino-acid sequence is MASRAGPRAAGTDGSDFQHRERVAMHYQMSVTLKYEIKKLIYVHLVLWLLLVAKMSVGHLRLLSHDQVAMPYQWEYPYLLSIVPSLLGLLSFPRNNISYLVLSMISMGLFSIAPLIYGSMEMFPAAQQLYRHGKAYRFLFGFSAVSVMYLVLVLAVQVHAWQLYYSKKLLDSWFTSTQEKKRK